One genomic segment of Naumovozyma castellii chromosome 7, complete genome includes these proteins:
- the MLP2 gene encoding Mlp2p (ancestral locus Anc_5.702) → MVNLNNLATSLEVTATDLETIEPTVLEKINAKLLSSEQEKDRLNATIDNFKSKMSSQFDTVKNDLELLQKEKELLIQDKKQLESKCIQWEQQYAQHQDISKTDLASDDVIKENETFKRDHQLLTSDLMNLSKKLSSCDAALEKKSTAYLELQNDNIDIRTQLNNFKSETKGLKSKYERKVKDFEELKNAYSSMKTYEETSRKELSEMSNKFYTLKTSSSNELRNAKDALHSLEKQYELLLEENKAFKERNNELTTTVSDELFKKKSLENDLNELKESFTREMTLTQHENDLLKEHIEYLKNTTKETTGGTSTLEKDRLLHELVDIKKSLEKSELENVHLNDFIEQYLTENEESTSDNELVLLKEQLIKEKRQKDYLQEQVELFVIELENQLPTVNSLKDRNQTLEQELMQITGLLEETERESDIRIKELTTENRRLKEQTENINVLMSQRVDLAHQVQFLLLNLDLKKHQQHLLTPDEITFLRKIIKSRNSQNDSDSQKIISERLVKFHDISVLQKQNMELLTTTRNLAEQLESSDTKSVQKITRNESKEKIAKLQESINGLTSKLEKLQKEKDAYKLLSLQNTGEQTPTEELRSQLQKKEEQLTKLERMSSLDSHLAEEKAKVLNQSIIKLKKEKYDLNNAIIKETSQRAIAEKKSKMLEDSLELLHKKYDLAVKKYEHYETLLNDHNAENIKHSRENETTQAKISILQKEIESYKQNLLQYSKDNENTLSKLAAATQEKETLGSRLSTVKNELEQKINLMQERETYYKEHDSISERLLKKSKIQLEDKIKEVKDFEAKKNSQINWYQKRLDSLTTTNDKLQVELNKELTKINIQRLKISDLEKTLSQNTNGSSSLPRVDQDFEKLKNELKEKQLEINQYRDLLNLAEETKNRLQKDLNKQRQIVDDAMEGKEQLDQQLAELTQECSSMNSLLQKQKAKCEDDQKIIQDKATETENLKNSLSSLENKITTLENEMVEKTKSFEEKENTYKEQLHKLSESSTLIEKMEAENKAYKTSLDGLKANIAAYEDAISAYRQKLLDEKFNHELQVDEFKETIDNLNFQIHIQKGKRSFITSEGSTTSNDTDETVVNDTSDKNELILALRRERDGLDIKLDISQREVYSLREQVENLKNSLDETRQSFKGLESEVSGEMTTTEQHKEAVKQLNELNTLKETNEQLQQKLRENDKENNIIHTKLELLKNEMNPLKDKVERLKNSIMEKDQQLTLLSEENERWKLRSREILMKRQQVDLEEHNKLMEELSTLKTQLDTKTKDNEDLNDRFNRLKKQAHEKLDAAKAQNASLTAEITDLIDAKSKLEIDLDEERKRIQEVESQLKQKPDNPDVITALEKELSDSVENSKKIEENLQETVNSSLELNKKLTEEVNSLKSQLETLKNQNGVISVADGSAINSETIAHLKESFEVEKTELITTLKEEFKKQLEEEKKKLLEEKEKEYYDSKPTGGSEPIDIEKMKSEWEEKQEEIIMQRIADAEENLKKRIRLPSEEKINRVIEKRRKELEEEYEKKLKRQGLTTETAIEEELRKEVERELRVKFDNELAEVKKKAFLEGKQQSQMKTTLLERKLSKLESQASPSRTPDLESSQKENTEGATKTTLGPSKINLLPFSMSNTDDSIEKQVPQGEKVLQINRRSLEPSFGSSNPFTLPTQNKPAFLFASNNHSQTKKQDGLPINKSPFQTTLFAPFSSKTTTPNGTPTLKRSVEEVDNDDNKDTKKIKD, encoded by the coding sequence ATGGtcaatttgaataatctGGCGACTTCATTGGAAGTTACTGCCACCGACTTAGAAACCATTGAACCAACCGTATTGGAGAAGATAAACGCCAAGCTGCTCTCCTCCGAACAGGAGAAGGATAGACTGAACGCTaccattgataattttaaatCTAAAATGTCCTCGCAGTTTGATACTGTGAAGAATGATCTTGAACTACTccagaaagaaaaagaattacTTATTCAGGATAAAAAGCAATTAGAGAGCAAGTGTATTCAATGGGAACAGCAATATGCCCAACATCAAGACATAAGTAAGACCGACCTAGCGTCGGATGATGTGATTAAAGAGAATGAAACTTTCAAGAGGGACCATCAACTCCTAACTTCAGACTTAATGAACCTATCAAAAAAGTTATCAAGCTGTGATGCAGcattggaaaaaaaatcaacCGCCTATTTAGAATTGCAAAACGATAACATTGACATACGGACTCAATTGAATAACTTTAAATCAGAAACTAAAGGattgaaatcaaaatatgaaagaaaggtcaaagattttgaagagCTAAAGAATGCTTACTCATCGATGAAGACATATGAAGAAACATCAAGAAAGGAACTTTCAGAGAtgtcaaataaattttacACCTTAAaaacttcatcttcaaatgaacTACGAAATGCTAAAGACGCTCTCCACTCTCTTGAAAAGCAATATGAACTACTGCTTGAGGAAAATAAAGctttcaaagaaagaaataatgaattgacTACCACTGTATCGGATGAactattcaaaaaaaaatcacTAGAAAACGATCTCAATGAACTTAAGGAAAGTTTTACACGAGAAATGACATTAACACAAcatgaaaatgatttattgaaagagCATATTGAATATCTAAAGAACACCACAAAGGAAACAACTGGTGGAACTAGTACTTTGGAGAAGGATAGACTGCTTCACGAATTGGTAGAcattaagaaatcattgGAGAAATCAGAACTGGAAAACGTCCACCTAAATGACTTTATTGAACAGTACTTGACtgagaatgaagaatcGACAAGTGATAATGAATTGGTATTACTCAAGGAACAACTAATTAAGGAGAAACGTCAAAAGGATTACCTACAAGAACAAGTTGAATTGTTTGTCATAGAGTTGGAAAATCAATTACCTACGGTGAATTCCTTAAAGGATAGAAATCAAACATTAGAACAAGAACTAATGCAAATTACGGGTCTTTTGGAAGAGACAGAAAGGGAAAGTGATATAAGAATAAAAGAGTTAACTACCGAGAATAGAAGGCTTAAGGAGCaaacagaaaatattaatgtGCTAATGAGCCAACGTGTTGACCTTGCACATCAGGTTCAGTTTTTACTATTAAATCTGGACTTGAAAAAGCATCAACAACATTTATTAACTCCAGATGAGATTACATTCCTAAGAAAGATAATAAAAAGTCGAAACAGTCAAAATGACAGTGATTCTCAAAAGATTATCTCAGAAAGATTAGTGAAATTTCATGATATATCGGTCcttcaaaaacaaaatatggAACTACTAACAACCACTCGGAACCTTGCCGAACAATTGGAATCTAGTGATACAAAATCTGTTCAGAAAATAACAAGAAATGAATCCAAGGAAAAGATAGCTAAACTGCAAGAAAGCATAAATGGATTAACTTCAAAGCTTGAAAAACTccaaaaggaaaaggatGCGTACAAACTACTATCGCTTCAGAACACTGGAGAACAAACTCCTACTGAAGAATTAAGATCacaattacaaaagaaggaagaacaattgactaaattggaaagaatgTCGTCGTTGGATTCTCATCTCGCAGAAGAAAAGGCTAAGGTACTAAATCAATCTATTATTAAactgaagaaagaaaaatatgatcTAAATAATGCCATAATAAAAGAGACTTCCCAACGAGCAATTGCGGAAAAGAAGAGTAAAATGCTAGAGGATAGTTTAGAATTACTTCATAAGAAGTATGATTTGGCGGTCAAGAAATACGAACATTATGAAACGCTGTTAAATGACCATAATGCTGAAAATATAAAACATTCCCGTGAAAATGAAACGACCCAAGCTAAAATATCTATATTACAGAAGGAAATCGAATCTTATAAACAGAACCTCTtacaatattcaaaagataatgaaaacaCCCTTTCTAAGCTTGCAGCCGCTACTCAAGAGAAAGAGACCTTAGGTTCCAGATTATCAACAGTAAAGAATGAGTTAGAGCAAAAGATAAATTTGATGCAAGAACGCGAAACTTATTATAAAGAACATGACAGCATATCTGAGAGATTACtaaaaaaatcaaaaattcaACTAGAAGATAAGATTAAAGAAGTTAAGGATTTTGAGGCAAAGAAAAACTCCCAAATCAACTGGTATCAAAAGAGACTCGATAGTTTGACTACCACTAATGATAAACTCCAAGTTGAACTAAACAAAGAACTCACCAAAATAAACattcaaagattgaaaattaGTGATTTAGAAAAGACGCTATCTCAAAATACTAATGGATCGTCATCATTACCTAGGGTTGATCAAGATtttgagaaattgaagaatgaGCTTAAGgaaaaacaattggaaataaaCCAATATCGCGACCTTTTGAACTTAGCGGAAGAGACTAAGAATAGACTGCAAAAAGATCTCAACAAACAACGACAGATAGTTGATGATGCAATGGAAGGAAAGGAGCAGTTGGATCAGCAACTTGCCGAACTAACTCAAGAGTGTTCTTCGATGAACTCACTTTTACAGAAGCAAAAGGCCAAATGCGAAGATGACCAAAAGATAATACAAGATAAGGCAACCGAAACTGAGAATCTTAAGAATAGTTTAAGCTCtctggaaaataaaattacaaCTTTGGAAAACGAGATGGTTGAGAAAACTAAGTCCtttgaagagaaagaaaatactTATAAAGAGCAGCTACATAAACTGTCTGAATCGTCTACACTGATAGAAAAAATGGAAGCTGAAAATAAGGCGTACAAAACTTCGTTAGATGGATTAAAGGCCAATATTGCGGCATACGAGGATGCCATATCAGCATATAGAcagaaattattagatgagAAGTTTAACCATGAGCTCCAAGTCGATGAGTTTAAAGAAACTATagataatttaaatttccaaatacaCATTCAGAAGGGAAAAAGATCATTCATAACCTCCGAGGGATCGACAACATCAAATGATACCGATGAAACGGTCGTCAATGATACTTCTGATAAAAATGAACTGATACTTGCACTACGTCGTGAACGAGATGGTCTTGATATTAAGTTAGACATTTCGCAACGAGAGGTTTACTCTCTACGAGAACAAGtggaaaatttgaaaaactcTTTGGATGAAACGAGACAGTCCTTTAAAGGTCTTGAATCCGAGGTATCCGGCGAAATGACGACCACGGAACAACATAAGGAAGCCGTtaaacaattgaatgagCTAAATACATTAAAAGAAACCAATGAACAACTTCAACAAAAACTTCGAGAAAAtgataaggaaaataatattatacACACAAAATTAGAGCTcttaaaaaatgaaatgaatcCCTTAAAAGACAAAGTtgaaagattgaagaattcaattATGGAGAAGGATCAACAATTAACGCTACTTTCTGAGGAGAATGAACGTTGGAAACTTAGATCAAGAGagattttgatgaaaagaCAACAAGTTGATCTTGAGGAGCACAATAAACTAATGGAAGAACTTTCAACCCTAAAAACACAACTGGATACTAAAACCAAAGAcaatgaagatttgaatgataGGTTTAACCgtttaaagaaacaagcGCACGAGAAATTGGATGCTGCAAAGGCCCAAAATGCATCTCTAACGGCTGAAATTACTGATTTAATAGATGCAAAAAGCAAATTAGAAATTGATCTAGACGAAGAAAGGAAACGAATCCAAGAAGTTGAATCTCAATTAAAGCAAAAACCAGATAACCCAGATGTGATTACCGCCTTAGAAAAGGAACTCTCGGATTCGGTAGagaattcaaagaagattgaagaaaactTGCAGGAAACTGTTAACTCCTCGCTAGAActgaacaagaaattgacAGAAGAAGTTAACTCACTAAAATCCCAATTAGAAACCCTCAAGAATCAAAATGGAGTAATATCTGTTGCTGATGGAAGTGCCATCAATTCGGAAACCATTGCACATTTGAAGGAGTCCTTTGAGGTAGAGAAGACTGAGTTAATAACCACTTTgaaggaagaatttaaaaaacaattagaggaagaaaagaagaagttattagaagagaaagagaaagaatattaCGACTCTAAACCAACAGGAGGATCTGAACccattgatattgaaaaaatgaagagCGAATGGGAGGAAAAGCAAGAGGAGATAATCATGCAACGAATTGCTGATgcagaagaaaatttgaagaagcGAATAAGGTTACCATCGGAGGAGAAAATAAACAGGGTTATtgagaagagaagaaaggaGTTAGAGGAAGAGTATGAAAAAAAGTTAAAACGCCAGGGACTAACGACTGAAACAGCCATCGAAGAGGAACTAAGAAAAGAAGTAGAACGTGAACTAAGAGtgaaatttgataatgaacTCGCAGAAGTCAAGAAAAAAGCTTTTCTAGAGGGCAAACAACAATCCCAGATGAAGACCACATTACTGGAGAGAAAGTTGTCAAAATTGGAGTCACAAGCTTCACCATCCAGGACTCCTGACCTCGAGAGTTCTCAAAAAGAGAATACAGAAGGAGCCACTAAGACCACCTTAGGTCCCTCAAAAATAAACCTCCTTCCTTTTTCAATGTCCAATACAGATGATTCTATAGAGAAACAAGTTCCACAAGGTGAAAAAGTATTACAAATTAATCGAAGATCATTAGAACCATCGTTTGGTAGCTCCAATCCATTCACTTTGCCAACTCAAAATAAACCGGCTTTTCTATTTGCTTCCAACAACCATTCACAGACCAAGAAGCAGGATGGCTTGCCAATTAATAAATCTCCATTTCAAACGACGTTATTTGCGCCATTTTCTAGCAAGACCACAACTCCTAACGGAACGCCAACCTTGAAGCGTTCAGTTGAAGAAGTCGACAACGACGACAACAAGGATActaagaaaataaaagattgA